A region of Vigna radiata var. radiata cultivar VC1973A chromosome 6, Vradiata_ver6, whole genome shotgun sequence DNA encodes the following proteins:
- the LOC106765009 gene encoding uncharacterized protein LOC106765009 — MEANKEEALKAVEIAEKRFAVRDFAGAKNYAVKARTLCPGLDGISQMVATFEVYIASEVKHNGELDYYSILGLKPFADKEAVKKQYKKLAVLLHPDKNKCVGADEAFKLVSEAWTWLSDSAMRSSYDLKRNVQLGGTNQMNLSPAHATGAAGYNKCSNLSTPRGGLDTFWTICTSCKVQYEYLRKYVNKRLSCKNCRGTFVAVETGAAPANGSFPYCPWSYVPGNGYAGHSFDGVSYVPTSAPYFNGNGVAGYHSGHGYEYVPNVSFQWGSAGVVNQNGSTTLPVDSVNRANGNVKRGRPKLKTGADKRHHVAEIMVNTNSDVPFSYSEPQDDKLSRPDKKQKVVVGGTFRNGYEEKGSKCALEAIVSNGNDSTGHGQKPSCAVEVQTKHCSMAPAFDARKLLIEKARTVIRKKLEEMKLSSEVEAAALKEREKSLAQVGPVKRETFRKTALNVSGLQLENGKAGPISITVPDSDFHDFDKDRSEECFRPKQIWALYDEEDGMPRLYCMIREVVTVNPFKIHISYLSSKTDSEFGPVNWLDSGFTKSCGNFRAFNSDVVDQVNIFSHVLSQEKAGRGGCVRIYPRSGDIWAVYRNWSSDWNRSTPDEVRHQYEMVEVLDDYSEELGVCVSPLVKLAGYKTVYQSNTDKSAIKWIPKREMLRFSHQVPSWLLKGEAENLPERCWDLDPAATPDELLHAAATEEPNAL; from the coding sequence ATGGAAGCGAACAAAGAGGAAGCACTTAAAGCGGTAGAGATTGCTGAAAAGCGATTTGCTGTGAGGGACTTTGCAGGTGCAAAAAACTATGCTGTAAAGGCTAGAACACTTTGTCCAGGATTGGATGGTATATCTCAAATGGTGGCCACATTTGAAGTTTACATCGCTTCTGAGGTCAAACATAATGGTGAGCTAGATTACTATTCGATTCTTGGATTAAAACCTTTTGCAGATAAGGAGGCTGTGAAGAAACAATACAAGAAGTTGGCAGTGTTGCTTCACCCCGATAAGAACAAGTGTGTGGGGGCTGACGAGGCATTTAAGCTTGTTTCTGAGGCTTGGACTTGGCTATCAGATAGTGCTATGCGCAGTTCTTATGATCTCAAGAGAAATGTGCAGTTGGGTGGGACTAACCAGATGAATCTGTCTCCTGCTCATGCCACAGGGGCTGCAGGTTATAACAAATGTTCCAATTTGTCAACCCCTCGTGGTGGGCTTGACACCTTTTGGACAATCTGCACCTCTTGTAAGGTTCAGTACGAGTATCTACGCAAGTACGTGAATAAAAGACTGTCTTGTAAGAACTGCCGTGGCACTTTTGTGGCTGTCGAAACTGGGGCGGCCCCGGCAAATGGTTCCTTTCCATATTGTCCTTGGTCATATGTGCCAGGAAATGGGTATGCAGGTCATTCATTTGATGGTGTCTCATATGTTCCAACCAGTGCCCCCTATTTCAACGGGAATGGGGTTGCAGGATATCATTCTGGACATGGATATGAGTACGTTCCAAATGTTTCATTTCAGTGGGGCTCTGCTGGAGTTGTTAATCAAAACGGATCAACTACCTTACCTGTTGATTCTGTCAATCGGGCAAATGGAAATGTGAAGAGGGGAAGACCAAAACTCAAAACAGGAGCTGATAAGAGGCATCATGTAGCAGAGATCATGGTGAATACAAATTCAGATGTACCATTCTCCTATAGTGAACCACAGGATGATAAACTAAGTAGACCTGACAAGAAACAGAAAGTTGTTGTGGGAGGCACTTTCAGAAATGGCTACGAAGAAAAGGGTTCAAAATGTGCTCTAGAGGCAATAGTGTCTAACGGAAATGATAGCACTGGACACGGCCAAAAACCTTCCTGTGCAGTTGAAGTTCAAACCAAACATTGTTCCATGGCACCGGCATTTGATGCAAGAAAATTATTGATTGAGAAAGCCAGGACTGTAATCAGGAAGAAACTGGAGGAGATGAAGCTGTCATCCGAAGTAGAAGCTGCAGCtctgaaagagagagaaaaatctCTAGCTCAAGTTGGTCCAGTAAAAAGAGAGACATTTAGAAAAACAGCCCTGAATGTTTCTGGTCTACAGCTAGAGAATGGGAAAGCTGGTCCAATCTCAATTACTGTCCCGGATTCTGACTTTCACGACTTTGATAAAGATAGGTCAGAGGAATGCTTCAGGCCAAAGCAAATATGGGCCCTGTACGATGAAGAAGATGGAATGCCACGGTTGTATTGTATGATCCGTGAGGTCGTGACTGTCAATCCATTCAAGATTCACATCAGTTACCTGAGTTCCAAAACTGATAGTGAGTTTGGCCCAGTAAACTGGCTGGATTCAGGTTTTACCAAATCTTGTGGAAATTTCAGGGCCTTTAATTCAGATGTTGTTGATCAGGTTAACATATTTTCTCATGTTCTAAGTCAGGAGAAGGCTGGCCGAGGGGGTTGTGTCCGCATATATCCCAGAAGTGGAGATATTTGGGCTGTGTATCGAAATTGGTCATCAGACTGGAACAGATCTACTCCAGATGAAGTGAGGCATCAGTATGAAATGGTTGAAGTGCTGGATGATTACTCTGAGGAACTTGGTGTTTGTGTTAGTCCCCTTGTTAAGTTGGCTGGATATAAAACAGTATATCAGAGTAACACCGACAAGAGTGCCATAAAATGGATACCCAAAAGAGAGATGTTGCGGTTTTCTCATCAAGTGCCTTCTTGGTTGCTGAAGGGGGAAGCCGAGAATTTGCCAGAAAGGTGTTGGGACCTGGATCCGGCTGCAACTCCAGATGAGCTTCTTCATGCTGCTGCTACAGAAGAACCAAACGCTTTGTAG
- the LOC106764457 gene encoding F-box protein SNE gives MVLGRMVQEQHRGEREKRPKFFINDNIDILREILKRLDGPSLGVAACVCRLWCSLTRNDDSLWEHLCFRHVSSASVRAVVVALGGYKRLYMVCVRPVLSRLGESERVRKRVWTRHEVQLSLSLFCIDSYERLGSGRIASDASASSLMFLCNTINV, from the coding sequence ATGGTGCTGGGAAGAATGGTGCAGGAGCAGCACCGGGGAGAGCGAGAGAAACGGCCTAAGTTCTTCATAAACGACAACATAGACATTCTTCGGGAAATCCTGAAACGACTCGACGGACCCTCGCTGGGTGTGGCGGCGTGCGTGTGTCGTCTGTGGTGCAGCCTCACGCGCAACGACGACTCTCTCTGGGAGCATCTCTGCTTCCGCCACGTCTCCTCGGCGTCGGTGCGCGCGGTGGTGGTGGCCTTGGGCGGCTACAAGCGTCTCTACATGGTGTGCGTGCGACCGGTGCTGAGTCGACTCGGAGAGTCGGAGCGAGTTAGGAAGCGAGTGTGGACTCGGCACGAGGTGCAGCTCTCGCTCTCGCTCTTCTGCATTGACAGCTACGAGAGGCTCGGAAGTGGAAGGATCGCCAGCGACGCGTCTGCATCGTCCCTCATGTTCCTCTGCAACACCATCAACGTCTGA